The bacterium DNA window CGCTCCCGCGTTGCAGCGGCGGCGCTGCCGCGAATCGCCGCCGGACAGTACGGCAATTTGAGCCCTGGCCGTTTTACGCTCGATAACACGCTGCCCTGGCGGGAGGCTCAGGCAGGTGCGGCCCCCCAAAGGCAACAGCGGTGGCCTGTCAGCCGCGCGGGGCTTGGCTTTGACCCAGGATCGAATCATTCCGATACGAACACTGTGTTCGACCATGACATTCAATGCAAAAACCTAACCGGACAAAGCTGCTCTCGGCCGAACGCGTGGAAAAATGATTGGGCCGATTCTCCGCCGCTGTCCGCTCCGGGCATCCTTCGCCGCTCCCGGCCCTGCGGGAAGGCTATAGCCGGCTCAGGCCCAGTCGTGATGCCGGTGCATGAACTCGCGGAACGAGGTTTGTATCTCGCCCTGCGCCTTGGCTTTCAGCGCCTGCATCTGGTCCGGGCTGAACGGCTTGAACTTGCGCACCAGCTCCAGGTTCTGCCTCAGGTGCTCGGGCCTGGGCATCCCCACAGTGGCCGCGGTAACCGGAAGACTCAGGCTGTAGCGCAGGCAGGTGGCGGCGTCGAACTCCGGGTACTTGCCGACTATGTTGTCCTGGCCCATCACTTTCATGGCCGTGATCCCGAGGCCCTTTTCCACGGCCAGGGGCAGCACCTGCTCCTCGAAGCCCATGTCGTAGGGGCCGTTGGTGGCCACGTTCAGCCCGCACTGGATCGCATCCACCGGGTGACGGGTGATGAACCGGGCCAGCACCGGGCCCGAGGTGTGGCTGGAGACCCCGACCCAGCGGGCCAGGCCCTCCTGTTTGGCCCTGAACAGCTCGTCCACCACCCCCTGCTCCACCCGCTCCAGGTCATCCGCCTGCTCCAGGCTGTGGATCAGGCACATGTCCACATAGTCACAACGCAGGCGCTTGAGTGAGGTTTCGAGACTTGCCCGGAACCTGGAGGGGTCGCGCTCGGCGATCTTGGTCTGGACCAGCACCTGCTTGCGCCGCTCGGGCATGAGCTGGCCGATTCGGCTCTCGCTCTCGCCGTTGCCGTAGTTGTGGGCCGTGTCCAGGAAAATCACTCCGCTGTCGATGGCCTCGCTCATTACTTTGAGGCCCGCCTGTTCCTCGTACATCAGCCAGCGGCTGCCGCTGCCGAAAGTGAGCAGCGGAATGCGCGCCCCGGTGCGGCCATAGGCCCGCGTGGGCAGGGAGGAGCCGGGGATGGGGTGAAACTTTCCGCTCTGGCCGGCGAAAAGTCCGGCGCCGCTCAATGAGGCGGCCGCTGCCGCGGCCGCGCCGCGCGCGAGGAACTGCCTCCGGTTGATCGCATCCTTGTTCTGATCCTGCATATCCTGCACCTCCCGTGGGGGGATGAATGGCTCTCTGGCGCCTGTCATCGCTGACTGATTGCTTCCTATATATTTATATTATAAGCGGTTTTACAATAAAAATCAAACTCAGATCGGCCTGGATTTGCTTTTCTTTATATATCAACATGTTACCTCTAAATAGAAATTGAGTTGAAAGTATCCGACGTATCTGCCGATAATAATACAGGAACTTCCTGTGGGCTAATAGTGACTTTTCCGGTGCTGGTCGATGGACAGAACACGTGTGACAAAGATGCTGGGCGCTGTCCTGCTGGCCCTTCTCAGCCTATGTGGCTGCGCCGGGGGCAGTCTGTTCAGCCCGCGGCCGCTGGTGGGACGGGACCGTCTGGTCTACCAGGTCCAGGACCATCGGAAGAACGCCACCTACTACACGCGCAATGTCTGGTTCGACGGTGACAACTACCGCTTCCACGATGTCTATGGCCGGGACATGTCCGTTCCGCGCTCGGACAGCGTGCTGGTGGACCTGATCGGGCCGGACGAGTACTACAAGACGCCGTAGGAGCCCCACTGCAGACCTTTGCTTTTTCCACTTTTCCCGCTGTATTGTTATCTGGTCGTAAAACCACCTCGTATTCAATCGACTCTTATTCATCGATATGGCTCAATCGACATAAGAATTGTCGCAGCTTTGCCTGGGTTCGTTAATCTGGATGCCGGGGCGAAGTTCGTGTTCAGGAAGGACGAGCAGGGCAAGGTGACAGGGCTGGTGCTGCTCCAGGCCGGGATGGAGCTGCCCGCGCCGCGGGTGAAATGGGGGGGATTCAGATAATGTGGTTATCGCTTGTTTAAGGATGCCAGCCTCACCCCAGCCGCATCCTTTTCTCCAGGAAAGCGTACAGCGCCCGGTCGAACGGCGTGTCCGTGCTCACAAGCTGGTAATCGATCCGGGCCTCGCGGCAACTGCGCCGCAGCCCACCTATCATCTCCTCCATCCGGCTGTCGTAGGCGGGTTTCACCTCCCAGGCGTTGGCCTGCAGCCAGTGGCCGCTTTCCATGTCGCGGTAGAGCACCTCGCCCGCTCCCTCCAGGCTGATTTCCGACGGGTCCAGCAGGTGGAACACGATCACCTCGTGCTTGTGGTGCGCGAAATACTTGAGCGCCCGCAGGGTCTCCTCCGGGGCGGTCAAGAGGTCGGAGAGCACCACGATCAGGCCGCGACGGTGCATGCGCTGGGCCAGCTCGCGGAATATGGGGAGTGGTGCGGTGAGGCCCTCGCAGGTGAGCCCTTGCAGCTCGGCCAATAGAATGTTCAGCTGGCTCAGCCGCGCCCGCGGCGGGATGAAGCTTCTCAGGCTGTCGGCGTAGAGGGCCAGGCCCACGCTGTCGCGCTGGTGGATCAGCAGCCAGGCCAGGCAGGCGGCCAGCAGGGTGGCGTAGCGGCTCTTGGCGATCCGTCCCCCGGCGGCGTACTCCATCGAGCGGCTGGAGTCGACCAATAAATAGGCCTTGAGGTTGGTCTCCTCCTCGAACTGCTTGATGTAGTAGCGCCCGGTGCGGGCGTAGAGCTTCCAGTCCACATTTTTCAGCTCATCGCCGGGCAGGTAGGGCCGGTGGTCGGTGAACTCCACGCTGAACCCGTGGTACGGCGAGCGGTGCAGCCCGGTGATGAACCCCTCGACCACCTGGCGCGCGATCAGCTCCAGGTTGCCCAGGCGCGAGACCACCCGCGGGTCGAGCATCTGCGAGGTCGCGCTGGTCAACCCTTTGCCTCCAGCAGACGGTCGAGCAGGGAATCCACCGTGACCCCATCCGCCTCGGCGTTGAAATTGGTGATCACCCGGTGGCGCAGCACTGGCCGCAGCACGGCGCGCACATCCGCCTCGCCGGGCGAGTAGCGTCCCTCCAGCACGGCCAGGGTCTTGGCCCCCAGGATAGCGTACTGGCCCGCGCGCGGCCCGGCGCCCCAGCTCACCCAGTCACGCACGAACTGGGGGGCGGCGGCCTCGGCCGGGCGGGTGGCGCGCACCAGCTCCACGGCGTAGCGTACCACTTTCTCGCTCACCGGCACGCGCAGCACCAGTTGCTGCAGGGCCACAATCTCCTCGCCGCTCAGCACCTTGCCCACCTCGGCGCTGTAGCGGCTGGTGGTGTTGGTGACAATGGTCACCTCCTCCTCCAGCGAGGGGTAGGTCACGGCCAGGTTGAACATGAAACGGTCGAGCTGGGCCTCGGGCAGCGGGTAGGTGCCCTCCTGCTCGATCGGATTCTGGGTCGCCAGCACGAAAAACGGCTCGGCCAGACTGTAGGTGCGCCCGCCCGCGGTCACCTGGTGCTCCTGCATGGCCTGGAGCATGGCGGCCTGGGTCTTGGGCGGGGTGCGGTTGATCTCATCGGCCAGGACCACGTTGGCGAACACGGGCCCCTGGTGGAACCGGAACCGGCTGGCCCCGTCGTGCTCCTGCTCCAGGATGTCCGTGCCGATTATGTCCGAGGGCATCAGGTCGGGGGTGAACTGGATGCGGTTGAAACTGAGGTCCAACAGGCGGCTGAGAGTGGAGATCATCAGGGTCTTGGCGAGTCCCGGCACACCCACCAGGAGGCAGTGCCCGCGAGCTAACAGGGCCACGATCATCTGGTCCAGCACCTCGCGCTGGCCCACGATCACCTTGCCGATCTCGTCGTGTATTTTCTGTCTCGCCGCGCAGAGTCGCTCCACGGCCTGGATGTCGCTCTGGGCGGCGGCTGGGTTGTTGGCTGGCAATTAGGGTTCCTCCGTTAATCTTTCTAAGAAATATCTTAAATATCCAGTCCGCTTCGATGCGGCATACTGAGGCCTAACACCTTTTTAATGCTATCTTTCCATTTTATTTGAGGATGATCCTTGAATTCCATAAATAAGCGATGAATCTCTGAATCGCTATACCAGCTATCGAATTCTTTTGCTCGATTCAGCACTTCCTGACTGTCCTCTGCATTTGTGCACAAACGGCGAAGCAAGAAATTAGGTTTCCCAATCCACACTGCATCAGTGACATAGGGGAGAAGTCGATTGGCAAGGGAGATGATGTTATCAATCTTGTCCAGCATGGGTTCGATTGAAACGCTTGTATTAAATCCCATGTCGCAAGCGTGAATCAGAGAGTTAAAACGCTCATCAAAATCAGGAGCGTGAGGTTCCCAAAATTTTAGAATGTCCGAGTCAGCTGAACCGATTGTAAATCTGAATAGCAATTGAGTTTTGTAAGAATTCAAATCGCTACTTATGCTCTCAACGAGTTCAAAGTGCGGTTTTGTAACCAGAAGGACATCATTGCCTGCGCTTAGAAGCTTACGCAAGTAGAACAGGGCATCTTCAAGGTGATCGGGTGTAATATCGTGC harbors:
- a CDS encoding DUF58 domain-containing protein, whose protein sequence is MTSATSQMLDPRVVSRLGNLELIARQVVEGFITGLHRSPYHGFSVEFTDHRPYLPGDELKNVDWKLYARTGRYYIKQFEEETNLKAYLLVDSSRSMEYAAGGRIAKSRYATLLAACLAWLLIHQRDSVGLALYADSLRSFIPPRARLSQLNILLAELQGLTCEGLTAPLPIFRELAQRMHRRGLIVVLSDLLTAPEETLRALKYFAHHKHEVIVFHLLDPSEISLEGAGEVLYRDMESGHWLQANAWEVKPAYDSRMEEMIGGLRRSCREARIDYQLVSTDTPFDRALYAFLEKRMRLG
- a CDS encoding AAA family ATPase; translation: MPANNPAAAQSDIQAVERLCAARQKIHDEIGKVIVGQREVLDQMIVALLARGHCLLVGVPGLAKTLMISTLSRLLDLSFNRIQFTPDLMPSDIIGTDILEQEHDGASRFRFHQGPVFANVVLADEINRTPPKTQAAMLQAMQEHQVTAGGRTYSLAEPFFVLATQNPIEQEGTYPLPEAQLDRFMFNLAVTYPSLEEEVTIVTNTTSRYSAEVGKVLSGEEIVALQQLVLRVPVSEKVVRYAVELVRATRPAEAAAPQFVRDWVSWGAGPRAGQYAILGAKTLAVLEGRYSPGEADVRAVLRPVLRHRVITNFNAEADGVTVDSLLDRLLEAKG
- a CDS encoding radical SAM protein, yielding MILDKNKPVFGTLEWAPHNENFINGCAHDCRYCYSKEMAIRFKRKTSESWPEEVVNQRKLNSVVKKYKGRVMFPSSHDITPDHLEDALFYLRKLLSAGNDVLLVTKPHFELVESISSDLNSYKTQLLFRFTIGSADSDILKFWEPHAPDFDERFNSLIHACDMGFNTSVSIEPMLDKIDNIISLANRLLPYVTDAVWIGKPNFLLRRLCTNAEDSQEVLNRAKEFDSWYSDSEIHRLFMEFKDHPQIKWKDSIKKVLGLSMPHRSGLDI
- a CDS encoding aldo/keto reductase; the protein is MQDQNKDAINRRQFLARGAAAAAAASLSGAGLFAGQSGKFHPIPGSSLPTRAYGRTGARIPLLTFGSGSRWLMYEEQAGLKVMSEAIDSGVIFLDTAHNYGNGESESRIGQLMPERRKQVLVQTKIAERDPSRFRASLETSLKRLRCDYVDMCLIHSLEQADDLERVEQGVVDELFRAKQEGLARWVGVSSHTSGPVLARFITRHPVDAIQCGLNVATNGPYDMGFEEQVLPLAVEKGLGITAMKVMGQDNIVGKYPEFDAATCLRYSLSLPVTAATVGMPRPEHLRQNLELVRKFKPFSPDQMQALKAKAQGEIQTSFREFMHRHHDWA